One part of the Archaeoglobaceae archaeon genome encodes these proteins:
- a CDS encoding V-type ATP synthase subunit C encodes MISRTKASYAYIVARTKVMKSKLLKAEDFRKLLNMSFDEIMRFLEETEYKKEIDEMAYKFSGPKLLDYALFSNLAKTYRKIYSVSFGDAKMLIGQYLRRWDVWNLINIIRGKNANLPAEVIEETFVPAGEFSLEILRSMISKDINEIAKELEGTIYHDALSKIGSAPMNVIEDELWKAYYKAVLSVKANDFESRVFTNFIKMEIDLRNIKTILRLKAEGDTAEEVISRIVPGGYELTEEEARKLATMSFEEITKSLEGFWFWKISNVQDLGRTEIELDKIWIEAIAKRAGNYPLSVLPVLQYIVLKKVEIDNLRILGWGKWHGIPNEEIEKEMVIL; translated from the coding sequence ATGATCTCAAGAACAAAGGCGTCCTATGCTTACATCGTTGCAAGGACAAAGGTGATGAAGAGCAAACTGCTGAAGGCAGAGGACTTCAGAAAACTTCTCAACATGTCGTTCGATGAGATCATGAGATTCCTTGAAGAGACAGAATACAAGAAGGAAATCGACGAGATGGCTTACAAGTTCAGCGGTCCGAAGCTTTTGGACTACGCTCTGTTTTCGAATCTTGCGAAGACATACAGAAAAATCTACAGCGTATCCTTTGGAGATGCCAAGATGCTAATAGGACAGTATCTGCGTAGATGGGACGTATGGAACCTGATAAACATAATTAGGGGTAAAAACGCAAATTTGCCTGCTGAAGTAATCGAAGAGACTTTTGTTCCAGCTGGAGAATTCAGCTTGGAAATTCTTCGCTCAATGATTTCCAAAGACATCAATGAGATTGCAAAGGAGCTTGAAGGAACGATTTACCACGATGCTCTCTCAAAAATTGGCTCCGCTCCAATGAACGTTATTGAGGATGAACTCTGGAAAGCCTATTACAAAGCAGTGCTTTCTGTTAAGGCAAACGACTTCGAAAGCAGGGTTTTCACTAACTTCATAAAAATGGAGATAGATCTGAGGAACATAAAAACAATTCTGAGGCTCAAAGCTGAAGGAGATACTGCTGAGGAGGTTATTTCAAGAATAGTCCCGGGAGGTTACGAACTGACCGAAGAGGAGGCGAGAAAACTTGCAACTATGTCTTTTGAAGAGATCACAAAGTCCTTGGAAGGTTTCTGGTTCTGGAAGATATCAAATGTGCAGGATTTAGGCAGAACAGAGATTGAACTTGACAAGATCTGGATCGAAGCAATAGCTAAAAGAGCTGGCAATTATCCGCTCAGCGTTCTGCCAGTTTTGCAGTATATAGTTCTCAAAAAGGTTGAAATTGACAATCTTCGAATTCTCGGTTGGGGTAAATGGC
- a CDS encoding V-type ATP synthase subunit E family protein: protein MPLDQVLQEITKKGEEEVKKIEIETKKEVEKIMAEAKAEAELILKRAREEAEKEGEALRKQEISSLNLELKRMMLAKQKEITEEVFKKLKQKIGSMDQKTKKDVLKTLIEKNAKDGMLLYVRKEDEDIVKEIIKNLNLNLKIAGNISGLGGLVLEEPSGEVRINLTFDELLSQLYEKKLAEVAKVLFG from the coding sequence ATGCCCTTAGATCAGGTGCTTCAAGAGATCACAAAAAAAGGGGAAGAAGAGGTAAAAAAGATTGAGATTGAAACCAAAAAGGAAGTTGAAAAGATAATGGCTGAGGCAAAGGCAGAAGCGGAACTAATCCTTAAAAGGGCAAGAGAGGAGGCAGAAAAAGAGGGCGAGGCTCTTAGAAAACAAGAGATTTCGAGTTTAAATCTTGAACTAAAAAGGATGATGCTGGCAAAACAAAAGGAGATCACAGAGGAAGTGTTCAAAAAGCTGAAGCAAAAAATAGGTTCTATGGACCAAAAGACAAAGAAAGATGTCTTAAAGACTCTGATCGAAAAAAATGCAAAAGATGGAATGCTCCTTTATGTTAGAAAGGAGGATGAGGATATCGTTAAGGAGATAATAAAGAATCTCAATCTAAATTTGAAGATCGCAGGAAACATTTCGGGTCTTGGCGGTCTCGTGTTGGAAGAACCAAGCGGGGAGGTGAGGATAAACCTAACCTTTGACGAGCTCCTTTCCCAGTTATACGAGAAAAAACTTGCTGAAGTCGCAAAAGTCCTCTTTGGGTGA
- a CDS encoding ATPase → MVEAMISDEAFIKGCAAIGAGLAVGLAGIGAGAGESGIGAAAVGAIAEDRSFLGLGLLFTVIPETIVIFGLVISFILMFAYG, encoded by the coding sequence ATGGTTGAGGCAATGATTAGTGATGAGGCGTTCATAAAGGGATGTGCTGCAATAGGGGCTGGTTTGGCTGTTGGACTTGCTGGAATTGGTGCTGGAGCTGGTGAAAGCGGTATTGGAGCTGCTGCGGTTGGAGCAATTGCTGAAGACAGGAGCTTCTTGGGCTTGGGTCTGCTGTTTACAGTTATCCCAGAGACCATCGTTATATTTGGCTTGGTCATCAGCTTCATACTGATGTTCGCTTACGGGTGA
- a CDS encoding ATPase, giving the protein MVEAMISDEAFIKGCAAIGAGLAVGLAGIGAGAGESGIGAAAVGAIAEDRGFLGLGLLFTVIPETIVIFGLVISFILMFAYG; this is encoded by the coding sequence ATGGTTGAGGCAATGATTAGTGATGAGGCGTTCATAAAGGGATGTGCTGCAATAGGGGCTGGTTTGGCTGTTGGACTTGCTGGAATTGGTGCTGGAGCTGGTGAAAGCGGTATTGGAGCTGCTGCAGTTGGAGCAATTGCTGAAGACAGGGGCTTCTTGGGCTTGGGTCTGCTGTTTACAGTTATCCCGGAGACCATCGTTATATTCGGCTTGGTCATCAGCTTCATACTGATGTTCGCTTACGGATGA
- a CDS encoding V-type ATP synthase subunit I yields the protein MLRPEKMVKVAVVGSRDQLEVASELLYRMNLIHIENPLETDYFKVGTPMERAGQISRNLLQLRSYISHLKLDPTKFSPKKKFKRREIEEKLSKKLTEYQEDIGKRIDELRKINETLKSIESEFSTIEPLKVLEIPPKLLKGYRSIKCFVGLVKENPIPEIEKITTQFDFVLKKFEDQFVIAIFVKSEHGDEVYRILQGFGYKELPVPDVDLEARISELTKMKEELSEKKKKIEIEIEELKVKESELLLAIEEYLSSEVEKAELPLKTLVSKHTFVIVGYVPANNFDKFKKELEEKRIVVEQLKFEEHEMPPTKLNNPGFAKNFEVLSKTYAIPKYKEIDPTTIMAIFFPLFFGLMLGDMGYGLLILAVSLYLKMIFKTEGWQKLLNIGLACGITSIFFGFIYGEFFGPFKIPGTENPAEVHFIGDFLAGLYAFNHGHPLFDRVEEFGVKALLFIVLMVGMFKMLWGFSMGFYNVYVEHGIKEAILEKGCWIFGVLGLVCLIFGFSYNLGIFTSPPPNGFGELFPKNLFVYGNTVAEARAVPLPIPGLVDGWQAGFNYFYLATLPLILIWFVIFLKAEIPKMGIFGAIMAVELLTWFGQIISYARLLAIGLSSVYIAFVVNYLSLKIGLEPGMAILPLAIVIMLIGHFGNFLLGILDPGLQSLRLHYVEFFTKFFEGGGREYTPFGRVKKFIEEEGGE from the coding sequence ATGCTCAGGCCTGAAAAGATGGTTAAAGTCGCGGTTGTGGGTTCCAGAGATCAACTCGAAGTGGCTTCAGAGCTATTGTACAGGATGAATCTTATCCATATAGAAAATCCTTTAGAAACCGATTATTTCAAGGTAGGAACACCTATGGAAAGAGCTGGACAGATTTCAAGAAACTTACTACAGCTAAGAAGCTATATTTCCCATCTGAAACTTGATCCAACAAAGTTTTCACCAAAAAAGAAATTTAAAAGAAGAGAAATTGAAGAAAAGCTAAGTAAAAAGCTAACCGAATACCAGGAGGATATAGGAAAACGAATTGACGAACTCAGAAAAATAAATGAAACTCTTAAATCCATTGAATCGGAATTTTCGACGATTGAACCTCTAAAAGTTCTTGAAATACCTCCAAAACTTCTAAAAGGATACAGGAGCATAAAATGCTTTGTAGGTCTTGTAAAAGAGAATCCGATTCCTGAAATTGAAAAAATTACAACTCAATTCGATTTTGTGCTGAAGAAATTTGAAGATCAATTCGTGATTGCAATTTTCGTTAAATCAGAACACGGTGATGAGGTTTATAGGATCCTGCAGGGATTTGGATACAAAGAATTGCCAGTGCCAGATGTCGACCTTGAAGCAAGAATTTCCGAGCTCACAAAGATGAAAGAAGAGCTTTCTGAGAAGAAAAAGAAGATTGAAATCGAAATAGAAGAACTAAAGGTCAAAGAATCTGAACTGCTCTTGGCAATCGAAGAATACCTGTCCTCTGAAGTCGAGAAGGCGGAACTTCCTCTTAAAACCCTCGTCTCAAAGCACACTTTCGTAATCGTCGGCTATGTGCCGGCCAATAATTTTGATAAATTCAAAAAGGAGTTGGAAGAAAAAAGAATTGTAGTAGAACAGCTCAAATTTGAAGAACATGAGATGCCACCAACAAAGCTCAACAATCCGGGATTTGCAAAGAACTTCGAAGTGCTTTCAAAAACCTATGCCATTCCAAAATACAAAGAGATAGATCCAACAACGATAATGGCGATCTTCTTCCCGCTCTTCTTTGGACTAATGCTTGGAGACATGGGATACGGACTGCTGATACTTGCTGTTTCGCTGTATCTAAAGATGATCTTCAAGACCGAAGGCTGGCAAAAACTGCTCAACATAGGTCTGGCATGCGGTATAACTTCGATATTCTTTGGCTTTATCTACGGTGAATTCTTCGGACCGTTCAAGATCCCCGGAACAGAGAATCCCGCAGAAGTCCACTTCATCGGCGACTTTCTTGCGGGGCTATATGCTTTCAATCACGGACATCCGCTCTTTGACAGAGTTGAAGAATTCGGTGTTAAAGCCCTGCTTTTCATAGTGCTCATGGTTGGTATGTTCAAGATGCTATGGGGCTTCTCGATGGGCTTCTACAATGTATACGTGGAGCATGGCATTAAAGAGGCAATTCTTGAAAAGGGATGCTGGATCTTCGGAGTCCTTGGGCTTGTTTGCCTTATATTTGGATTCTCATACAATCTCGGAATTTTCACTTCTCCACCACCAAACGGATTCGGAGAGTTGTTCCCAAAGAACCTCTTTGTTTACGGAAATACCGTTGCTGAAGCAAGAGCTGTGCCTTTGCCTATTCCGGGACTTGTAGATGGCTGGCAGGCAGGATTCAACTACTTCTACCTCGCTACCTTGCCACTAATACTGATATGGTTCGTAATCTTCCTGAAGGCTGAAATTCCAAAAATGGGAATCTTTGGAGCAATAATGGCGGTCGAACTGCTCACATGGTTTGGTCAGATCATAAGCTACGCCCGACTGCTTGCTATAGGCCTTTCTTCAGTTTACATAGCCTTCGTTGTGAACTATCTCTCGCTCAAAATTGGCTTAGAGCCGGGAATGGCTATACTTCCACTTGCGATAGTTATAATGCTTATAGGTCATTTTGGAAACTTCCTGCTCGGCATACTCGATCCTGGTTTGCAGTCGCTTCGATTGCACTATGTAGAGTTCTTCACGAAGTTTTTTGAGGGTGGTGGTAGAGAATACACACCATTTGGTAGGGTTAAGAAGTTTATAGAAGAGGAAGGAGGTGAATAG
- the ahaH gene encoding ATP synthase archaeal subunit H, whose protein sequence is MEKTEILMRIKDVEGRVEEAIKKAEEQRKKAIFEAKIQAKKIIDDSNTEANKLREEILKRIKENLEKEKHEIKSKKLKDIENFEKRGKENVDKAVEILYNEFIRMVEHAQA, encoded by the coding sequence ATGGAAAAAACAGAAATTCTCATGAGAATTAAAGATGTCGAAGGAAGAGTCGAAGAAGCCATAAAAAAGGCCGAAGAACAGAGAAAAAAAGCTATTTTCGAAGCTAAAATTCAGGCAAAGAAAATTATTGACGATTCAAACACAGAAGCAAATAAGCTAAGAGAAGAAATCCTCAAAAGGATTAAAGAGAACTTAGAGAAGGAAAAACACGAGATAAAAAGCAAGAAGTTAAAGGACATCGAGAATTTTGAAAAAAGAGGAAAAGAGAATGTCGATAAGGCTGTGGAGATTCTCTATAATGAATTCATAAGGATGGTGGAACATGCTCAGGCCTGA
- a CDS encoding ABC transporter ATP-binding protein produces the protein MKIRVIDLEFSYSSVPVLENICFEVRKSEIVSVLGPNGAGKSTLIKCIDRILRPNKGTIFIDEKDLRQLSQSEIAKKIGYIPQGAKYSFPATVFEVILMGRKPHITWRTSEEDIDRVVEVIKMLNLEEFSMRDINELSGGQQQRVFIARALAQEPEILLLDEPTSNLDIKVQLEVLDIIKEVVKKREMSAIMAMHDLNLASRYSDKIIMMRDGKIFAVGEPSQVLTPENIKSVYGVEVEVIKSNGSTFVLPLRPLKGNFN, from the coding sequence ATGAAGATAAGAGTCATTGATCTTGAATTTAGTTATTCAAGCGTTCCAGTATTAGAAAATATTTGTTTCGAAGTTAGAAAGTCTGAGATCGTATCTGTTCTCGGTCCAAATGGTGCTGGAAAGTCTACACTTATAAAATGCATCGATAGAATACTCAGACCAAATAAAGGGACGATATTTATAGATGAAAAAGATTTGAGACAGTTATCTCAGTCTGAAATTGCAAAGAAGATAGGTTACATCCCACAAGGAGCAAAATATAGTTTTCCAGCTACTGTTTTCGAGGTAATACTCATGGGAAGAAAACCACATATAACTTGGAGAACTAGCGAAGAGGACATAGATAGGGTCGTGGAAGTCATAAAAATGCTGAACCTTGAAGAATTTTCAATGAGAGACATAAACGAGCTCAGCGGTGGTCAACAACAGAGGGTTTTTATAGCAAGGGCATTGGCCCAAGAACCAGAAATTCTCCTTCTTGACGAGCCCACGAGCAACCTCGACATAAAGGTTCAACTTGAAGTTTTAGACATAATAAAAGAGGTTGTTAAAAAGAGAGAGATGTCTGCAATAATGGCTATGCACGATCTAAATCTTGCCTCAAGATACTCTGACAAAATCATTATGATGAGAGACGGAAAAATATTCGCAGTTGGAGAACCAAGCCAAGTCTTGACTCCAGAGAACATAAAAAGTGTATATGGTGTTGAGGTAGAAGTAATAAAAAGCAATGGATCTACTTTCGTGCTACCATTAAGACCTTTAAAAGGAAATTTTAATTAG
- a CDS encoding iron ABC transporter permease gives MRAGLQANKDVERIKREYKKFIGRKITFIIFSILLIAIFAGLAVTLGSYQIHPIEVYGIVLNGFMNSILTGFSWNPETTKEMVVWNLRLPRILLAVLAGMGFAIAGAMTQGILRNPLATPYTLGIASGAALGAAIAIILTKGIIFGKYLIVGNAFVFSLIPTFVILGLTRLKKATPETMVLAGIAMMYIFSAVTTVLMYFAESDAVKAAYFWTVGDLGRAQWDAVIVAFVALILISPILMIKAWDVNIIMGAGDDTAKSLGINPEKTRIFIMLLSCLLTATIVSFVGTIGFICLVAPHITRIIIGGDNRYLVPASGFFGGALLLICDTIARTIIAPIVLPVGVVTAFLGGPMFLYILLRKKKDYW, from the coding sequence ATGAGAGCAGGATTGCAGGCTAACAAAGACGTGGAGAGAATAAAAAGAGAATATAAGAAGTTTATAGGTCGAAAAATCACTTTTATAATTTTTTCTATTTTGCTAATTGCCATATTTGCAGGTTTAGCAGTAACACTTGGCTCATACCAGATTCACCCGATCGAAGTTTATGGAATAGTTTTGAATGGATTCATGAATTCCATTTTAACAGGCTTCTCTTGGAATCCAGAAACGACAAAAGAAATGGTAGTTTGGAATCTAAGACTACCAAGAATTCTCCTTGCAGTTCTCGCTGGGATGGGCTTTGCCATTGCGGGAGCTATGACTCAGGGGATCCTCAGAAATCCCTTAGCAACACCATACACCTTAGGCATTGCTTCTGGGGCTGCACTAGGAGCAGCAATAGCGATAATACTCACGAAAGGTATAATCTTTGGGAAATATTTGATTGTTGGAAATGCATTCGTGTTTTCTTTAATTCCAACCTTTGTAATTCTTGGACTTACAAGACTCAAGAAAGCTACTCCAGAAACAATGGTCCTTGCTGGAATCGCAATGATGTACATTTTTAGTGCGGTAACCACAGTTTTAATGTATTTCGCAGAGAGCGATGCGGTTAAAGCAGCATACTTTTGGACTGTGGGCGACCTCGGTAGAGCTCAGTGGGATGCAGTGATCGTTGCATTTGTAGCATTAATCTTAATCTCTCCTATTTTAATGATAAAAGCTTGGGATGTTAACATAATAATGGGTGCTGGAGATGATACTGCTAAGAGCTTAGGAATAAATCCAGAAAAAACAAGAATATTCATTATGCTACTCTCTTGTCTTTTGACAGCGACAATAGTCAGTTTTGTTGGAACAATTGGTTTTATATGCTTGGTCGCCCCGCATATTACGAGGATTATAATAGGCGGAGATAATCGATATCTCGTCCCCGCTTCAGGTTTTTTTGGTGGAGCTTTACTTCTTATTTGCGATACAATTGCTAGAACGATAATAGCTCCAATCGTTCTACCTGTGGGAGTGGTAACCGCTTTCTTAGGCGGGCCAATGTTTCTGTATATTCTGCTAAGAAAGAAAAAGGACTATTGGTGA
- a CDS encoding ABC transporter substrate-binding protein: MKKFLFLVFLILTLSIFPTLASTSEKYRNLFFSDGYLDREELSDAILAYMLDEPYKGEKINVEWLRDASHVYVYWNGNPKKIYMSDGREKVFYKPIRKIIPLNPSAADAIRVLGASNLVVGIETATVKPNYLPEYLNLPLIGPGNNPNFELIFKLDPDVVIAYVPGVYNPGYDALEAQLEPKITVVRLDFYKPETIEEEMLKLGELLGKEERARDFIEWRKHYFNIVKERIKSVESKPRVFIDYGPGRVITSGRLTVASNTGLHQLVEFTGGINVGADLNPSIARILSPYSPGYYAVDYEWIISQQPEIIIGQASGLNSRSGGFETNDLSALKDYYNEIISIPGIENTPAVQNKKIYIIHGDITSRLNDVVGLLFHAKWFHPDLFSDIEPLDVLQEYIDKFTSSKMNVRTQGIYVYHPELHPNGR; this comes from the coding sequence ATGAAAAAATTTTTATTTTTAGTTTTTTTAATTTTAACACTATCGATATTCCCAACACTCGCTTCAACATCAGAGAAATATAGGAACTTGTTTTTCAGTGACGGATACCTTGATAGGGAAGAGTTGAGCGACGCGATTCTTGCCTACATGCTCGATGAGCCCTATAAAGGGGAAAAAATAAACGTTGAATGGCTTAGAGATGCTTCGCATGTTTACGTTTACTGGAATGGGAATCCTAAAAAAATTTACATGTCCGACGGAAGAGAGAAAGTTTTCTATAAACCCATAAGAAAAATAATTCCTTTGAACCCATCTGCAGCTGACGCTATAAGAGTTCTCGGCGCTTCAAATCTCGTAGTAGGCATAGAAACCGCGACTGTGAAACCAAACTATCTCCCAGAATATCTAAATCTACCATTGATAGGTCCGGGTAACAATCCGAACTTCGAGTTGATCTTTAAACTTGACCCAGATGTGGTAATTGCCTACGTTCCAGGAGTATACAATCCCGGATATGATGCGCTCGAAGCTCAGCTTGAGCCAAAGATAACTGTTGTCCGCTTAGATTTTTACAAGCCCGAAACTATAGAGGAGGAAATGCTCAAGTTGGGAGAGTTGCTTGGTAAGGAAGAAAGGGCAAGAGATTTTATTGAGTGGAGAAAACATTATTTCAATATTGTTAAAGAAAGAATCAAATCAGTTGAGAGTAAGCCAAGGGTCTTTATAGACTATGGTCCCGGAAGAGTAATAACATCGGGAAGATTAACAGTCGCTTCCAATACTGGATTACACCAACTTGTTGAATTTACTGGAGGAATAAACGTCGGAGCTGACTTAAACCCAAGCATCGCAAGAATTCTCAGCCCCTATAGTCCCGGTTACTATGCGGTCGATTACGAGTGGATAATATCTCAGCAACCCGAGATAATAATAGGGCAAGCATCTGGCCTTAATTCGAGAAGTGGTGGTTTTGAAACAAACGATTTAAGTGCTCTAAAAGACTATTACAATGAAATAATTTCAATTCCAGGGATTGAAAATACCCCTGCAGTTCAAAATAAGAAGATCTATATTATACACGGGGATATAACCTCAAGACTTAATGACGTCGTAGGATTGCTCTTCCATGCCAAGTGGTTCCACCCGGACTTGTTCAGCGACATAGAACCGCTGGACGTTCTCCAGGAATACATAGACAAATTTACTTCTTCTAAAATGAACGTTAGAACCCAGGGTATTTACGTATATCACCCTGAACTACATCCAAACGGAAGATAA
- a CDS encoding ABC transporter substrate-binding protein — translation MKYTFILLLLLIPLSFGISSASTSREYIELFFSDERIDIEELLNSITAYMLNEDYQGKNLKLEWLRDASYVYVYWGGNPKTFEDVNGNQLKIYKPIKKIVTYHHQHAEMLMILGLEDKVVGVRDTFAIQKNRYPILHTKPSVGSGDNPNLEKIIELDPDVVVAYGWYPAVGTIEELSNLPDRVISIMRVGFTGDPIGKGYVGIDAMKKEVLDFASLFDQEVMKRAQKYLEWHDRYINIVLERVSKIPENEKLKVFVESSEGSYGRSNTRLGIGLGHPAHGLVELAGGKNIGAGNIPFNPTYNTEYNDISVEFVLENNPDIIVGRAMGTISGQGALRPWERTDDGAVKAYYNDIKNVFNLTNAVRNDRVYVITNDWAITPNYPSALVALAKWFYPELFADLDPCKAFEEYVDLLGVSKAVLNHKSFTYPAICI, via the coding sequence ATGAAGTATACATTTATATTATTACTTTTATTAATACCGTTGTCTTTTGGAATTTCTTCTGCCTCTACCAGCAGGGAATACATAGAGTTGTTCTTTTCAGACGAGAGGATAGATATCGAGGAGCTTTTAAACTCAATAACAGCTTACATGCTCAACGAAGATTATCAAGGGAAAAATTTGAAGCTTGAATGGCTGAGAGACGCAAGCTACGTTTACGTATATTGGGGTGGAAATCCGAAGACGTTTGAGGACGTTAATGGAAACCAATTGAAAATTTACAAGCCTATTAAGAAAATTGTAACTTATCACCACCAGCATGCAGAGATGTTAATGATATTGGGCTTGGAGGATAAAGTAGTAGGTGTTAGAGACACATTTGCGATTCAGAAAAACAGATATCCGATCTTACACACAAAGCCAAGCGTTGGCTCAGGAGACAATCCGAACTTGGAAAAAATTATAGAATTGGATCCAGACGTGGTTGTAGCATATGGTTGGTATCCTGCTGTAGGAACAATTGAAGAACTTTCTAATCTCCCTGACAGAGTTATATCCATAATGAGGGTCGGGTTCACTGGAGATCCAATTGGAAAAGGTTATGTTGGAATCGATGCTATGAAAAAAGAAGTCTTGGACTTTGCATCGCTTTTCGATCAAGAAGTAATGAAAAGGGCTCAGAAATATTTGGAATGGCATGATAGATACATTAATATCGTGCTTGAGAGGGTCTCAAAGATACCAGAAAATGAGAAATTAAAGGTATTTGTAGAGAGCTCCGAAGGCAGTTACGGAAGAAGCAATACGAGGCTTGGCATAGGTCTGGGACATCCAGCCCATGGATTGGTAGAGCTCGCTGGGGGTAAAAACATAGGAGCGGGGAACATACCTTTTAATCCCACCTATAATACAGAATATAACGACATTTCGGTAGAATTCGTGCTAGAGAATAACCCGGATATAATAGTTGGAAGAGCTATGGGCACAATTTCTGGTCAAGGCGCATTAAGACCATGGGAAAGAACTGACGATGGCGCAGTCAAAGCTTATTACAATGACATTAAGAACGTTTTTAACTTAACAAATGCTGTGCGTAATGATAGGGTTTATGTTATTACAAACGATTGGGCAATAACACCAAACTATCCATCCGCTCTCGTAGCGTTGGCTAAGTGGTTTTATCCAGAGCTATTTGCAGACTTAGACCCATGCAAGGCCTTTGAAGAATACGTTGACCTTCTCGGAGTTTCGAAAGCCGTTCTTAACCACAAGTCATTCACTTATCCCGCGATATGCATATGA
- a CDS encoding ABC transporter substrate-binding protein has translation MKAGLLFIFIALLISTASAITSKDYIEIFFDDNTITKDELLNVLSAYMLNEDYQGKNLKLEWLRDASYVYVYWGGKPKRIIDSASSEVVIYKPVKSIVVLNSDSGLAVQILGSKDKVVGVSTSVKSSYKMLPEISQKPSVGLWNDPNIEEIVKMAPDLVLSYVRWPTSDKLENQLAGTGITVVRLDFYILDTMKEEMKKLGYILDAEKYAEEYIKWFEYYVNLVTSRIPEEDKKVKVYTTGGTKAPLRAFAEGTGLFTLSVMAGGKNVLEGRNGYFDVTVEELLNWKPEVILRWSSAGGYEVDDETEVIKDYNGVLNALQSYSEEIPAIKNERIYVLSSKIGTSPSAPVSLVAVAKALYPENYGDLDPVAIHQEFIDKFLGINFDVKTQGAFFYSKSFGW, from the coding sequence GTGAAAGCTGGGCTTTTATTTATTTTTATTGCATTACTGATTTCAACAGCAAGTGCCATTACAAGCAAAGACTACATAGAAATATTCTTTGATGATAATACAATAACTAAGGATGAACTTTTGAATGTATTAAGCGCCTACATGCTCAACGAAGATTATCAAGGGAAAAATTTGAAGCTTGAATGGCTGAGAGACGCAAGCTACGTTTACGTATATTGGGGTGGAAAACCGAAAAGGATAATTGATTCAGCCAGTAGTGAAGTGGTTATATACAAGCCAGTTAAGAGTATTGTAGTTCTAAACAGCGATTCTGGACTGGCTGTGCAAATACTTGGCTCTAAGGACAAAGTGGTGGGAGTTAGCACTTCTGTAAAGAGTTCTTACAAAATGCTTCCTGAGATAAGTCAAAAACCTTCTGTGGGTCTATGGAACGATCCGAATATAGAAGAGATCGTCAAAATGGCTCCAGATTTAGTTTTATCATACGTTCGATGGCCAACTTCTGACAAATTGGAGAATCAGCTTGCTGGAACAGGAATTACAGTCGTTAGACTCGATTTTTATATCCTCGATACAATGAAAGAAGAAATGAAAAAGCTCGGATATATTTTAGATGCTGAGAAGTATGCTGAAGAATACATAAAGTGGTTTGAATATTATGTAAACCTGGTAACGTCAAGAATTCCAGAAGAGGATAAAAAAGTTAAGGTCTACACAACTGGCGGGACAAAGGCTCCTCTACGTGCGTTTGCAGAAGGAACCGGGTTGTTCACGTTATCAGTTATGGCTGGAGGTAAAAACGTCCTTGAAGGGCGTAATGGTTACTTTGATGTAACGGTGGAAGAGCTATTAAATTGGAAACCAGAAGTTATACTTCGCTGGAGCTCAGCTGGCGGTTATGAAGTCGATGATGAAACTGAAGTGATAAAAGATTATAATGGTGTTTTGAATGCACTCCAGAGCTATTCTGAAGAGATCCCAGCAATCAAAAATGAGAGGATTTATGTTCTTTCAAGTAAAATCGGCACCAGCCCCTCTGCTCCAGTAAGTCTTGTTGCAGTAGCGAAGGCGTTGTATCCAGAAAATTACGGTGATTTAGATCCAGTGGCAATTCATCAAGAATTCATCGACAAATTCCTTGGAATAAACTTTGACGTCAAAACTCAAGGAGCTTTCTTCTACTCCAAGAGTTTTGGATGGTGA